The genomic stretch TCGTCAACGACCAGGCCTGCTCCGCCTGTTATGGAGGGCTCATCCAGGCCCTGGGCAGGATGAAGGACCTGCCGTCAGGGATGAAATTCTCCATCGGCCAGGGCTTCAAAGGCAAAAAGCTCGCGGGTGTGGGCATAGGGAACTGCACCTCGGGATTCACGCGGTGGGCAAAGGGCTGCCCCCCCAGGGCCATTGATATAATTGATTTTTTGGCACACAGCTGAGGTGACTTTATGAACAGCAGGCACAGGAGCCTTCTGGCCATTGAAAAGGAGGACAGGACCCTCTCCACGCGCTGGAAAAAAATGTGGCGCTGCCACGTGAAGCCCTTCTGGCGCAACAACCAGTGGCTCGTCATGATAAGCCTCTGGGTGCTGACCCTAATCCTGGGATTCACAGGCTTTGCCAAGAACAGGGCCTCAACGGGCCAGGAGGCGACGTTCTGGGATATCTGCTACCTCACCCTCCAGCTCTTCGTGATGGAATCGGGATCGGTTCATTCCCTCCACTGGGAGCTCGACGTGGCCCGTTTCATGGCTCCGCTGGTGGCAGCCCTCACGGCGGTGCAGGCCATCGCGCTTCTTTTTCATGAGCAGATGCAGATGCTCTCCATGCGCTTTCTTTCAGGGCATGCGATTGTATGCGGCCTGGGCAGAAAAGGCCTTCTTATTGCTGAGGAATTCAAGCGCCGGGGATATCAGGTGGTAGGCATTGAAAACGACACCTCCAGCGCGAATATACGGCATTGCCGCGAGGAAGGCATCATTGTCCTCACGGGGAGCGCAAGGGATGAAGCCCTTCTCATGCGATCGAACTCCAGGAATGCTATCTACCTCGTGGCCGCAACCGGTGACGACACCGTCAACATAGACATTGCCTCTCTCGCCTGGGGTACCGCGCTGAAACGCAGGAGGAAAGCCCTCAACACGATCATCCATATCATCAATCCCCGCCTCTGTGTCATGCTCAAGGAGCATGAGCTTGCGCATTCCTACGAGAGCCTTTTCCGCCTGCAGTTTTTCAATATCTATGAGACCGGTGCCCGCATCCTTATGGAGAGGCATTTTCCCCCCTCCTGGCAGGCAGCAGCGCCGCACCTTGTCATTGCAGGTGACGGGGAGCTCGGTGCTTTCGCCGTCATTGAGGCGGCGAGAAGATGGAAACAGATAAGTCCTGACGTGAAAGAGCGCCTCAATGTCACTCTTGCGGGCGCGGCTGCCTCGGAGCGCCATGACCTTCTGGTGGGCCGCTATCCTTCTCTTGAGAGATTCTGCCTTTTCAAGACAATCAACGCCCCCATCATCTCCGCCTTCTTTGAAAAGGCGGAGTTCCTCGAGGAGGGAGAGAAAGGCAGCAGCGCCGATGCAGTCTTTTTCTGCCATGATGATGACTCCGAGACCGTGCCGGCGGCATTGACCCTGCTCCACCGCCTGAGAGGACAGGCATGCCCGGTTATCGTGCAGACTTCAAGCCGCGAAGGCCTTGCCTCTTTTCTCATGGCAGGCGGAAGAACAGTTGCTGCCGGAGAGCTGAGCTTCTTTTCTCCCTCCGATGAAGCGTGCAGCTTTGATTTTCTGCTGGGAGGGACCAATGAGATCATTGCTCGGGCCATGCATGCCGAGTATCTCAGGAACCGTCAGGCCCAGGGCCTTACAGAGAAGGACAGGCGCTCCCTTGCGCCATGGGATGACCTTCCCGAGCACGTGAGGGAGTGGACAAGGCGGCAGGCCGATCACATCGGGGAAAAGCTTGATGCCATAGGGTGCTCAATAACACCCCTTCTTGACCTGGACGAAGAGCCCCTCATCTTTGATGAGGAAGAGACTGCCATGCTCGTAAAGATGGAGCGTGAGCGCTTTGTCGGGGAGCGCCGCGCCGAAGGCTGGACCGACGGCCCCCTTGATCCGGCGAAAAAGATATCGCCCCACCTGGGTGCCTGGGAGAGCCTCCCTCCCGACATCCAGGAGTATGTGAGGGATTCCGTGAAGAGAATACCGGCCTTCCTTGCCGAGGCAGGCTTCAGCATCTACAGGCGGGCCGGCAGGAAGACGAAATAGCCCGCCGTGGAGAATCCCGGTGCTTATTCCTTAAGGATGAACTTATACGGCAGCCTCACGACCCTTCTCTACAATCCCAAGTGGGGAACCTATAATGATTGGAAGGATAACGGCTACCAGGGCTGGGGCACCTTTCTGCAGCTGATGGAGAAGTCCGTCCAGTGACTTGCGGGAACTTGACCTGCCGGTTTACTCGCCTTCGTGCCTGGCGGACTTCTTCAGCTTTATTCCGCCTATGATCAGAGTGGAGTCATCATCATTGACGATTCCCCCACCTTCGCCGTCGGCACCGAATGCCACCGCAGTCTCTGTCACCTTATCCGTCACCGCTTTCCACTCTTCTATCTTTTCCTTTTTATCCATAATGTGCTTCTGTGCCTGCTCTGCTTCCACTATCTGCGCCTGCTGCTTCATTGCTTCACTTTTCTGGGCACTGGACCGCGCGGTCAAAAGAAGGAGGGCTATCGGCGCGCCAAACATTACCACCAGGGGCAGCACACCGGAGACCGCTCCGCCGGCCGTGGCGGCAAGGGCAAAGCATCCTATGGCTCCCGCAAATCCGAGAGTCAATCCCAGGGTATTGTTGCTCCTGGCCTTGTGCTCGGTTTTCACCTTCATATCCTGGAGGCTCTTTATGTTTTCACCGACATTCTCATATTCTTTACCAAGGGTGTCGATTTTATCATTGTAGAAGGAGCCATGGGCCTCTTGAACACTTTCTGATGACGGCTTCTGAGAGGCCTGTCCCGCAGTTGCGCTGGAAGCATTGGAAGCGCTTGAAATCAAAGGCTGAATATCCATAAATCTTCCCGGCTCCTTTAAAATCTTCATTATACCGCCTGTTCCCGGTTACAAGCCCCTCCTGCAGCCGAAAACAGGAGCATCAACAGCAATAAAGCATCGATGCCGTGGCGAAACATCAGGCAAAAGCCCTGTCCCTGCAAATATATTATAACAGGGGATCTTTCTTCATACAATGGTGGTTTTGTTAAATTGATGTAACTTTAAAGAGACGGATGCTTCTCCAGCGTCTTTCCGTCCGGGGATTCAGAAGGAGCGGCGGGAGCTGAAGCCGCCGGCAGGGCTTGCATTATCCTGAAATTCCTAGTATTATTCAAAGGGGACCAGATACTCATGAGTCGTCGGAGGTGCATGGTGGGGATTATCGGGGACCTCATGGCGGGAATGGGCTTTAAAAGATTTACCTTTATTTACCAGAACCCCTTCGCTCTCAATGCGCAATCCATCAAGGATGAGATAAGGCACCAGCCCCAGGAGCGCGAGTTTTACAGCCAGTGGCTCTTCAGCGCCACGGGGGCCGTGAACTGCATCATTGAGGAGTTCTTCTTCGACGAAAAAAGTCTCCCCTTCAGGAGCCATGTCAAAAAAATGACATGGGAGAAGTTTTTCCAGGTCTTTGAGCTCTTAAGCTGGCACTTTATCATCAAGTTCCTTGAAAGCCAGTATGCCCATGCCATTTTTACCAGCATACAGGGAAGCCCCGCGCGCTTCGAGGAGGTCATGCTGAATCTTCTTAAATTTGCCGGCGCATCACAGAATATTCTGTGGACCAGCAGCGGGAAAAAAATATACGACCACCTCAAGGAGCTTTACAGCAAGGATGGCGACTCCTATGAAAAAGACCTGTACCAGCGGCTGTTGAAGATCTTTGACATCTCAGAGGGAGAATCAGCATCACTGGGCCATATTGCCCTCATGTACGAGAGGCTGAGCCTTCATTACACAAGCTTTTCAATGGGGATCTTTGGCCAGAGAGCTGCCCCGGGCGCATGAGATCGATTTTCCCTTTTCATCTGGAAGGCACCGGCTTTCCTGGGTGCTCAAGAAGACCCTCTTTTGAGGTATACTGCGGGTAATCTGGGTCTGTCAGGTAGGCGGGAAACCTTGTCGCCCTGTGCACCGTGTGGGCTTTCCCGCTGCACCAGAGGGTATAGTCAGTTCTCAGGTCATTCACGTCATACCCGTAGCGGTTTTCTTTTTCAGGGCATTCAGGGAGCCTGTCGATATATTTTGGGCAGAGGTCAGTGAGATAACGGGGATAATACCTGCTGTCGTGGCCTGCTTTATAGCCTTCGGCGGCCTGGGCCATTTTTACAAGGTTGTACTCGCATTTCAACGATCTCTTGGCTTCATCATTGGGATAGAAGATCCCGAAGGAGAAGATGCCTGCTATCCACGTGATCATAAGAACATATGATG from Candidatus Eremiobacterota bacterium encodes the following:
- a CDS encoding NAD-binding protein, giving the protein MNSRHRSLLAIEKEDRTLSTRWKKMWRCHVKPFWRNNQWLVMISLWVLTLILGFTGFAKNRASTGQEATFWDICYLTLQLFVMESGSVHSLHWELDVARFMAPLVAALTAVQAIALLFHEQMQMLSMRFLSGHAIVCGLGRKGLLIAEEFKRRGYQVVGIENDTSSANIRHCREEGIIVLTGSARDEALLMRSNSRNAIYLVAATGDDTVNIDIASLAWGTALKRRRKALNTIIHIINPRLCVMLKEHELAHSYESLFRLQFFNIYETGARILMERHFPPSWQAAAPHLVIAGDGELGAFAVIEAARRWKQISPDVKERLNVTLAGAAASERHDLLVGRYPSLERFCLFKTINAPIISAFFEKAEFLEEGEKGSSADAVFFCHDDDSETVPAALTLLHRLRGQACPVIVQTSSREGLASFLMAGGRTVAAGELSFFSPSDEACSFDFLLGGTNEIIARAMHAEYLRNRQAQGLTEKDRRSLAPWDDLPEHVREWTRRQADHIGEKLDAIGCSITPLLDLDEEPLIFDEEETAMLVKMERERFVGERRAEGWTDGPLDPAKKISPHLGAWESLPPDIQEYVRDSVKRIPAFLAEAGFSIYRRAGRKTK